The Cydia pomonella isolate Wapato2018A chromosome 17, ilCydPomo1, whole genome shotgun sequence genome includes a window with the following:
- the LOC133526926 gene encoding uncharacterized protein LOC133526926 isoform X3, which produces MAIYSTLSDAMNSKVYDLVPKSLTAKSLISSGSANSNYKRRKSKNKSVYISNNHIHLRSLTEEKSENKVLSSFQLAAKLYKSNSDEFKPAKKMSKKSNKKSVLTLPNEPAVLPQSCTVSDMNDTEYYKRMQKPNKAQKTKKRQPQKKNPKPPDYNCEYYDRDADYCSQMNVYLDCSSVDVVKNFKGDCRRKARDTYNSKTDAPSPSDVWSVLRNMNRFQFYPSPPMSDDSSYEIKPRKKVVKKKLNRGVYETCRTEQIYFQTELNVPRDGSLSASSQITVIDNNDELNNFCKKVEITSFEQNVPLVNTKNKMQDSPKTNGRRSRNSNFKSRTKKNSASKDTLVDQKSKLSEVSMKSDQTLNRGDGSFKESQTKHVCTTEVQTDANIEKKEVDKPQISLHTCLHNAVSNTGTMSGDIPKQIMNRRQDMKMPLRRPLPSRVPWTSTQPRPNIPPGRPLTNDSSNVILSPPHGLTFSKLQDSPRVPYQATADPMHPLTQTAIRRIVAKIKFPLVILGKDQVSGTFEVEHYDYPQFNGLDEHVWPFMINWMEKPKLFEFEMAAQSKKQTFKDKGPISTNIDCTVRNKKKQMGASLSNVESKQSSVAKTKPVSRFRDNILKLLYRKTSNQKMGNDILPTRVQRNANVNQLPIRNTNIGSSKCRTLSIVISNSSIAQSRARSPPRARSPPLARSPPRARSPPRARSPPRTKSPPQTKSPPQTKSPPRTKSPSRTKSPVRTVKPSFSTSPPPPTSPSKILIPPKKREPQRIWGKPKWASDFIENVINKIKCGIYYTSEPQTKNSKMPAPPQNRTSDTSDLKHNAKEVSIQVTMPIITEDFTPKVTIQKKKELTVMLPGFDDAMPPLEIKSMTRNLIAVKHCIMNVLLQFDVNVPPEADQSALAIKRSTSCVPLSATESRTKVFKCKTRILNAALPAELCSIIPRVMTQFLDKEMRPPLALQEPKRNISLSTISEYTTTSDIQEPCKFPLLPQITMSPELMRLSNGRFSKNPKSWAEKSNENIYILSIKEYPYQYRNIVGILSPHTSLYRQAFIVHPSRALVLNSTNTQCNSSSQPSLNTVSKPNLCTDLVPYTGNKLSYYGGCIVQNTPPIALKELFNKMLQVNTNSLSEYLPTIKMQTCNNHVYVNLTIGNHLGINPSLCIDTTHFKYNTLSIVTTVSSTAVVKYERPEKQIEYIKLAEIKESNRTETRKPVPNIGMTKITKKGHVRYVKLYKKCKSTSHIVAERRSTPLIKVTNLDEFFQAMGAGKLLSSVFDGSCEKKILAFISDLKTYISGITPRQALLVMLLANKKDTSNLIRFRPVILQGIAVHRITRASELDMEVEVIEKEKFNRMPEYLDVPPIIESQENNANLLEELIWIAKTTASDYQRQFDETSEKLLKALLEKRKRLNPSYLRVMARYVGLGLLKTPVNH; this is translated from the exons ATGGCAATATATTCAACTTTAAGTGATGCTATGAACTCCAAAGTATACGATTTGGTGCCGAAATCTCTTACTGCCAAAAGTTTAATCAGTTCTGGCAGTGCCAATTCAAACTACAAACGACGTAAAAGCAAGAACAAGTCAGTCTATATCTCTAATAATCATATCCACTTGCGTTCCCTCACTGAAGAAAAATCCGAAAATAAGGTCTTATCTTCCTTTCAACTAGCTGCGAAATTGTATAAATCTAATTCTGATGAATTCAAACCGGCGAAGAAAATGAGTAAGAAGAGCAACAAAAAGTCTGTGTTGACTCTTCCTAATGAGCCGGCTGTACTGCCTCAGTCTTGCACTGTAAGCGATATGAACGACACAGAATATTACAAACGTATGCAAAAACCTAATAAGGcgcaaaaaacgaaaaaacgcCAGCCTCAGAAGAAAAATCCCAAGCCACCAGATTACAACTGTGAATATTATGACAGAGACGCAGACTACTGTTCCCAAATGAACGTATACCTAGATTGTAGTTCTGTAGATGTCGTTAAGAATTTCAAAGGCGACTGCCGAAGAAAAGCAAGAGATACTTATAATTCCAAAACCGATGCACCGTCTCCATCTGATGTTTGGTCTGTGTTGAGGAATATGAATAGATTTCAATTTTATCCATCTCCACCCATGTCTGATGACAGTAGCTACGAAATAAAGCCGAGAAAAAAAGTAGTCAAGAAGAAACTTAATAGAGG CGTTTATGAGACGTGCCGAACCGAGCAGATTTATTTCCAGACTGAGCTTAATGTTCCTAGAGATGGCAGTCTTTCAGCGTCTTCTCAGATAACTGTGATTGACAACAATGATGAACTCAAtaatttttgcaaaaaagtGGAAATTACGTCTTTTGAACAAAATGTACCACTGGTTAATACAAAGAATAAGATGCAAGATTCACCAAAGACTAATGGCAGAAGAAGTAGAAACTCCAATTTTAAATCTAGAACAAAGAAAAATTCCGCAAGCAAAGATACGCTCGTTGACCAAAAATCTAAACTATCTGAAGTATCGATGAAGTCAGATCAGACATTAAATAGAGGTGATGGCAGCTTTAAAGAATCACAGACAAAACATGTTTGTACGACAGAAGTGCAAACCGACGCGAATATtgaaa AAAAAGAAGTCGATAAGCCGCAAATAAGTCTCCACACTTGTTTACACAATGCTGTTTCCAACACTGGGACTATGAGCGGTGATATACCGAAACAAATTATGAATAGGCGTCAGGATATGAAGATGCCTCTCCGACGTCCTTTACCAAGTCGGGTACCCTGGACTAGCACTCAACCGCGTCCCAATATCCCACCGGGACGCCCCTTAACAAATGATTCTTCTAATGTTATACTCAGTCCACCTCATGGCTTAACGTTTTCCAAACTACAAGACAGCCCTAGAGTTCCTTACCAAGCCACAGCGGATCCAATGCACCCGTTAACTCAAACCGCCATACGCAGAATTGTAGCCAAAATCAAATTCCCTTTAGTTATTTTGGGAAAAGATCAGGTCAGTGGCACATTTGAAGTAGAGCATTACGATTACCCACAATTCAATGGGTTAGATGAACATGTGTGGCCTTTTATGATCAATTGGATGGAGAAAcctaaattatttgaatttgagATGGCGGCGCAATCTAAAAAGCAAACTTTCAAGGACAAAGGGCCCATTTCAACCAATATTGATTGTACAGTTcgcaacaaaaagaaacagatGGGTGCATCTCTCAGTAACGTTGAATCTAAACAGAGTAGTGTCGCCAAAACGAAACCAGTATCCCGATTCCGAGATAACATATTGAAGCTTCTGTATAGGAAGACTTCTAATCAAAAGATGGGTAATGATATCTTACCTACACGTGTCCAGCGGAACGCGAATGTGAACCAGTTACCAATCAGAAATACTAACATTGGTTCAAGCAAATGTAGGACATTGAGCATAGTCATCAGCAATAGCTCCATAGCACAATCTCGAGCAAGAAGTCCACCTCGAGCGAGGAGTCCACCTCTAGCGAGGAGTCCACCTCGAGCGAGGAGTCCACCTCGAGCGAGGAGTCCCCCTCGAACGAAGAGTCCGCCTCAAACGAAGAGTCCGCCTCAAACGAAGAGTCCGCCTCGGACGAAGAGTCCATCTCGAACGAAGAGTCCAGTGAGAACAGTAAAACCAAGTTTTTCAACATCACCCCCACCACCGACATCGCCGTCCAAAATTTTAATACCACCGAAAAAACGTGAACCTCAAAGAATTTGGGGCAAACCCAAATGGGCGAGTGATTTCattgaaaatgtaattaataagaTTAAATGTGGGATATATTATACTAGCGAACCGCAAACAAAGAATTCAAAGATGCCTGCACCTCCTCAGAATCGCACAAGCGATACTAGTGACTTAAAACATA ATGCAAAGGAAGTTTCCATTCAGGTGACCATGCCCATAATTACAGAAGATTTCACACCAAAAGTGACTATACAAAAGAAAAAGGAACTTACTGTAATGTTGCCTGGATTTGATGATGCTATGCCACCACTGGAAATAAAATCGATGACTCGGAACTTAATCGCAGTGAAGCATTGCATTATGAATGTTTTGCTACAATTTGACGTAAACGTACCACCAGAAGCAGACCAAAGCGCACTCGCCATCAAGCGTTCTACTTCTTGCGTACCTCTTTCCGCAACAGAGAGCAGGACAAaagtatttaaatgtaaaactaGAATCCTTAATGCTGCATTGCCTGCTGAACTTTGCAGCATTATACCGAGAGTGATGACGCAATTTTTAGATAAAGAAATGCGACCGCCCCTAGCATTACAAGAACCAAAGAGAAATATATCTCTAAGCACCATATCTGAATACACGACGACATCTGACATCCAGGAGCCATGCAAATTTCCATTGTTGCCTCAAATAACAATGTCTCCAGAGCTGATGAGATTAAGTAACGGGAGATTCTCGAAAAATCCAAAGTCGTGGGCagaaaaatcaaatgaaaacaTTTACATTCTTTCAATAAAGGAATATCCATATCAGTATCGTAACATAGTAGGAATATTGTCACCGCATACGTCACTATACCGACAAGCCTTCATTGTACATCCGAGTCGTGCGTTGGTACTGAATTCAACCAATACTCAATGTAATTCATCGAGTCAGCCAAGTCTAAATACTGTATCTAAACCTAATTTATGCACAGATTTAGTTCCGTATACGGGTAATAAACTATCATATTATGGTGGATGCATAGTACAAAATACACCACCGATAGCGTTAAAAGAACTctttaataaaatgttacaaGTAAATACAAATTCTCTCTCGGAGTATTTACCTACCATCAAGATGCAAACCTGTAATAATCATGTCTACGTGAACTTGACTATTGGCAACCATTTGGGAATAAATCCTTCTTTATGCATCGACACtacacattttaaatataatacgcTAAGCATTGTTACGACAGTTTCATCTACTGCTGTTGTGAAATATGAACGTCCTGAGAAACAAATTGAATACATAAAACTTGCGGAGATAAAAGAATCTAACAGGACAGAAACAAGAAAACCGGTACCGAATATAGGAATGACTAAAATTACAAAGAAAGGTCACGTGAGATACGTGAAACTTTACAAGAAATGCAAATCCACTTCACACATTGTAGCGGAACGAAGAAGCACGCCTTTGATTAAAGTGACGAATTTGGACGAATTCTTTCAAGCAATGGGCGCCGGGAAACTGTTATCCAGTGTTTTTGATGGCAGTTGTGAGAAGAAAATTCTGGCGTTCATTTCTGAC TTGAAAACTTACATTTCGGGAATAACACCGAGACAAGCTTTACTAGTCATGTTACTGGCAAACAAGAAAGATACGTCCAATTTAATAAGATTTCGACCCGTAATACTGCAGGGCATAGCGGTCCATAGGATCACACGAGCTAGCGAGTTGGATATGGAAGTCGAGGTCATTGAAAAGGAGAAGTTCAATAGAATGCCGGAG TATCTGGACGTCCCTCCCATAATAGAAAGTCAGGAAAATAACGCCAATCTTTTGGAAGAATTGATTTGGATAGCGAAAACTACt GCATCGGATTATCAGAGACAGTTCGACGAAACCTCTGAAAAGTTGCTCAAGGCGCTGTTAGAGAAGAGAAAAAGGTTGAACCCATCATACTTGCGGGTGATGGCTCGCTACGTCGGCCTCGGGCTTCTGAAAACTCCAGTGAATCACTAG
- the LOC133526926 gene encoding uncharacterized protein LOC133526926 isoform X2: protein MAIYSTLSDAMNSKVYDLVPKSLTAKSLISSGSANSNYKRRKSKNKSVYISNNHIHLRSLTEEKSENKVLSSFQLAAKLYKSNSDEFKPAKKMSKKSNKKSVLTLPNEPAVLPQSCTVSDMNDTEYYKRMQKPNKAQKTKKRQPQKKNPKPPDYNCEYYDRDADYCSQMNVYLDCSSVDVVKNFKGDCRRKARDTYNSKTDAPSPSDVWSVLRNMNRFQFYPSPPMSDDSSYEIKPRKKVVKKKLNRGVYETCRTEQIYFQTELNVPRDGSLSASSQITVIDNNDELNNFCKKVEITSFEQNVPLVNTKNKMQDSPKTNGRRSRNSNFKSRTKKNSASKDTLVDQKSKLSEVSMKSDQTLNRGDGSFKESQTKHVCTTEVQTDANIEKKEVDKPQISLHTCLHNAVSNTGTMSGDIPKQIMNRRQDMKMPLRRPLPSRVPWTSTQPRPNIPPGRPLTNDSSNVILSPPHGLTFSKLQDSPRVPYQATADPMHPLTQTAIRRIVAKIKFPLVILGKDQVSGTFEVEHYDYPQFNGLDEHVWPFMINWMEKPKLFEFEMAAQSKKQTFKDKGPISTNIDCTVRNKKKQMGASLSNVESKQSSVAKTKPVSRFRDNILKLLYRKTSNQKMGNDILPTRVQRNANVNQLPIRNTNIGSSKCRTLSIVISNSSIAQSRARSPPRARSPPLARSPPRARSPPRARSPPRTKSPPQTKSPPQTKSPPRTKSPSRTKSPVRTVKPSFSTSPPPPTSPSKILIPPKKREPQRIWGKPKWASDFIENVINKIKCGIYYTSEPQTKNSKMPAPPQNRTSDTSDLKHITDAKEVSIQVTMPIITEDFTPKVTIQKKKELTVMLPGFDDAMPPLEIKSMTRNLIAVKHCIMNVLLQFDVNVPPEADQSALAIKRSTSCVPLSATESRTKVFKCKTRILNAALPAELCSIIPRVMTQFLDKEMRPPLALQEPKRNISLSTISEYTTTSDIQEPCKFPLLPQITMSPELMRLSNGRFSKNPKSWAEKSNENIYILSIKEYPYQYRNIVGILSPHTSLYRQAFIVHPSRALVLNSTNTQCNSSSQPSLNTVSKPNLCTDLVPYTGNKLSYYGGCIVQNTPPIALKELFNKMLQVNTNSLSEYLPTIKMQTCNNHVYVNLTIGNHLGINPSLCIDTTHFKYNTLSIVTTVSSTAVVKYERPEKQIEYIKLAEIKESNRTETRKPVPNIGMTKITKKGHVRYVKLYKKCKSTSHIVAERRSTPLIKVTNLDEFFQAMGAGKLLSSVFDGSCEKKILAFISDLKTYISGITPRQALLVMLLANKKDTSNLIRFRPVILQGIAVHRITRASELDMEVEVIEKEKFNRMPEASDYQRQFDETSEKLLKALLEKRKRLNPSYLRVMARYVGLGLLKTPVNH from the exons ATGGCAATATATTCAACTTTAAGTGATGCTATGAACTCCAAAGTATACGATTTGGTGCCGAAATCTCTTACTGCCAAAAGTTTAATCAGTTCTGGCAGTGCCAATTCAAACTACAAACGACGTAAAAGCAAGAACAAGTCAGTCTATATCTCTAATAATCATATCCACTTGCGTTCCCTCACTGAAGAAAAATCCGAAAATAAGGTCTTATCTTCCTTTCAACTAGCTGCGAAATTGTATAAATCTAATTCTGATGAATTCAAACCGGCGAAGAAAATGAGTAAGAAGAGCAACAAAAAGTCTGTGTTGACTCTTCCTAATGAGCCGGCTGTACTGCCTCAGTCTTGCACTGTAAGCGATATGAACGACACAGAATATTACAAACGTATGCAAAAACCTAATAAGGcgcaaaaaacgaaaaaacgcCAGCCTCAGAAGAAAAATCCCAAGCCACCAGATTACAACTGTGAATATTATGACAGAGACGCAGACTACTGTTCCCAAATGAACGTATACCTAGATTGTAGTTCTGTAGATGTCGTTAAGAATTTCAAAGGCGACTGCCGAAGAAAAGCAAGAGATACTTATAATTCCAAAACCGATGCACCGTCTCCATCTGATGTTTGGTCTGTGTTGAGGAATATGAATAGATTTCAATTTTATCCATCTCCACCCATGTCTGATGACAGTAGCTACGAAATAAAGCCGAGAAAAAAAGTAGTCAAGAAGAAACTTAATAGAGG CGTTTATGAGACGTGCCGAACCGAGCAGATTTATTTCCAGACTGAGCTTAATGTTCCTAGAGATGGCAGTCTTTCAGCGTCTTCTCAGATAACTGTGATTGACAACAATGATGAACTCAAtaatttttgcaaaaaagtGGAAATTACGTCTTTTGAACAAAATGTACCACTGGTTAATACAAAGAATAAGATGCAAGATTCACCAAAGACTAATGGCAGAAGAAGTAGAAACTCCAATTTTAAATCTAGAACAAAGAAAAATTCCGCAAGCAAAGATACGCTCGTTGACCAAAAATCTAAACTATCTGAAGTATCGATGAAGTCAGATCAGACATTAAATAGAGGTGATGGCAGCTTTAAAGAATCACAGACAAAACATGTTTGTACGACAGAAGTGCAAACCGACGCGAATATtgaaa AAAAAGAAGTCGATAAGCCGCAAATAAGTCTCCACACTTGTTTACACAATGCTGTTTCCAACACTGGGACTATGAGCGGTGATATACCGAAACAAATTATGAATAGGCGTCAGGATATGAAGATGCCTCTCCGACGTCCTTTACCAAGTCGGGTACCCTGGACTAGCACTCAACCGCGTCCCAATATCCCACCGGGACGCCCCTTAACAAATGATTCTTCTAATGTTATACTCAGTCCACCTCATGGCTTAACGTTTTCCAAACTACAAGACAGCCCTAGAGTTCCTTACCAAGCCACAGCGGATCCAATGCACCCGTTAACTCAAACCGCCATACGCAGAATTGTAGCCAAAATCAAATTCCCTTTAGTTATTTTGGGAAAAGATCAGGTCAGTGGCACATTTGAAGTAGAGCATTACGATTACCCACAATTCAATGGGTTAGATGAACATGTGTGGCCTTTTATGATCAATTGGATGGAGAAAcctaaattatttgaatttgagATGGCGGCGCAATCTAAAAAGCAAACTTTCAAGGACAAAGGGCCCATTTCAACCAATATTGATTGTACAGTTcgcaacaaaaagaaacagatGGGTGCATCTCTCAGTAACGTTGAATCTAAACAGAGTAGTGTCGCCAAAACGAAACCAGTATCCCGATTCCGAGATAACATATTGAAGCTTCTGTATAGGAAGACTTCTAATCAAAAGATGGGTAATGATATCTTACCTACACGTGTCCAGCGGAACGCGAATGTGAACCAGTTACCAATCAGAAATACTAACATTGGTTCAAGCAAATGTAGGACATTGAGCATAGTCATCAGCAATAGCTCCATAGCACAATCTCGAGCAAGAAGTCCACCTCGAGCGAGGAGTCCACCTCTAGCGAGGAGTCCACCTCGAGCGAGGAGTCCACCTCGAGCGAGGAGTCCCCCTCGAACGAAGAGTCCGCCTCAAACGAAGAGTCCGCCTCAAACGAAGAGTCCGCCTCGGACGAAGAGTCCATCTCGAACGAAGAGTCCAGTGAGAACAGTAAAACCAAGTTTTTCAACATCACCCCCACCACCGACATCGCCGTCCAAAATTTTAATACCACCGAAAAAACGTGAACCTCAAAGAATTTGGGGCAAACCCAAATGGGCGAGTGATTTCattgaaaatgtaattaataagaTTAAATGTGGGATATATTATACTAGCGAACCGCAAACAAAGAATTCAAAGATGCCTGCACCTCCTCAGAATCGCACAAGCGATACTAGTGACTTAAAACATA TTACAGATGCAAAGGAAGTTTCCATTCAGGTGACCATGCCCATAATTACAGAAGATTTCACACCAAAAGTGACTATACAAAAGAAAAAGGAACTTACTGTAATGTTGCCTGGATTTGATGATGCTATGCCACCACTGGAAATAAAATCGATGACTCGGAACTTAATCGCAGTGAAGCATTGCATTATGAATGTTTTGCTACAATTTGACGTAAACGTACCACCAGAAGCAGACCAAAGCGCACTCGCCATCAAGCGTTCTACTTCTTGCGTACCTCTTTCCGCAACAGAGAGCAGGACAAaagtatttaaatgtaaaactaGAATCCTTAATGCTGCATTGCCTGCTGAACTTTGCAGCATTATACCGAGAGTGATGACGCAATTTTTAGATAAAGAAATGCGACCGCCCCTAGCATTACAAGAACCAAAGAGAAATATATCTCTAAGCACCATATCTGAATACACGACGACATCTGACATCCAGGAGCCATGCAAATTTCCATTGTTGCCTCAAATAACAATGTCTCCAGAGCTGATGAGATTAAGTAACGGGAGATTCTCGAAAAATCCAAAGTCGTGGGCagaaaaatcaaatgaaaacaTTTACATTCTTTCAATAAAGGAATATCCATATCAGTATCGTAACATAGTAGGAATATTGTCACCGCATACGTCACTATACCGACAAGCCTTCATTGTACATCCGAGTCGTGCGTTGGTACTGAATTCAACCAATACTCAATGTAATTCATCGAGTCAGCCAAGTCTAAATACTGTATCTAAACCTAATTTATGCACAGATTTAGTTCCGTATACGGGTAATAAACTATCATATTATGGTGGATGCATAGTACAAAATACACCACCGATAGCGTTAAAAGAACTctttaataaaatgttacaaGTAAATACAAATTCTCTCTCGGAGTATTTACCTACCATCAAGATGCAAACCTGTAATAATCATGTCTACGTGAACTTGACTATTGGCAACCATTTGGGAATAAATCCTTCTTTATGCATCGACACtacacattttaaatataatacgcTAAGCATTGTTACGACAGTTTCATCTACTGCTGTTGTGAAATATGAACGTCCTGAGAAACAAATTGAATACATAAAACTTGCGGAGATAAAAGAATCTAACAGGACAGAAACAAGAAAACCGGTACCGAATATAGGAATGACTAAAATTACAAAGAAAGGTCACGTGAGATACGTGAAACTTTACAAGAAATGCAAATCCACTTCACACATTGTAGCGGAACGAAGAAGCACGCCTTTGATTAAAGTGACGAATTTGGACGAATTCTTTCAAGCAATGGGCGCCGGGAAACTGTTATCCAGTGTTTTTGATGGCAGTTGTGAGAAGAAAATTCTGGCGTTCATTTCTGAC TTGAAAACTTACATTTCGGGAATAACACCGAGACAAGCTTTACTAGTCATGTTACTGGCAAACAAGAAAGATACGTCCAATTTAATAAGATTTCGACCCGTAATACTGCAGGGCATAGCGGTCCATAGGATCACACGAGCTAGCGAGTTGGATATGGAAGTCGAGGTCATTGAAAAGGAGAAGTTCAATAGAATGCCGGAG GCATCGGATTATCAGAGACAGTTCGACGAAACCTCTGAAAAGTTGCTCAAGGCGCTGTTAGAGAAGAGAAAAAGGTTGAACCCATCATACTTGCGGGTGATGGCTCGCTACGTCGGCCTCGGGCTTCTGAAAACTCCAGTGAATCACTAG